One window of the Tachypleus tridentatus isolate NWPU-2018 chromosome 10, ASM421037v1, whole genome shotgun sequence genome contains the following:
- the LOC143229289 gene encoding cuticle protein 10.9-like, with product MLKVFVFLAVVAGVFGGNLLDPYAYPAAYHPDPYYAAPEPYEFGFDTTDEFGTQLSRHESGDASGAVTGSYGYADANGIWRKVNYVADAGGFRAQVDTSEPGTANQNPADVTINSNPVAAPVVYKHPVVKHVIPAVHAYAPYGHPRREIPLKFAIKEFSFVLQLVLFSVLKKKR from the exons ATGCTTAAG GTCTTCGTTTTTCTCGCAGTTGTAGCAGGAGTGTTTGGAGGTAATCTCCTTGATCCTTATGCCTACCCTGCTGCTTATCATCCCGATCCATACTAC GCTGCTCCCGAACCTTATGAATTTGGCTTCGACACTACTGATGAATTCGGCACTCAGCTGAGCCGACACGAGAGTGGAGACGCTAGCGGAGCTGTCACTGGAAGTTATGGCTACGCTGATGCCAATGGCATCTGGCGTAAGGTGAATTACGTTGCCGATGCTGGTGGTTTCCGCGCCCAGGTCGACACCAGTGAGCCCGGCACCGCCAACCAGAACCCCGCCGACGTTACCATCAACTCCAACCCTGTTGCTGCTCCTGTTGTCTACAAACATCCTGTCGTCAAGCACGTGATTCCTGCCGTTCACGCTTACGCACCCTATGGTCACCCCCGTCGTGAAATACCATTGAAATTTGCTATAAAGGAATTTAGTTTCGTTTTACAGCTTGTTCTCTTCAGTGTATTAAAGAAGAAAAGGTGA
- the LOC143229291 gene encoding cuticle protein 10.9-like encodes MLKAIVFLAAVAGVLGGNIYAPVAYHPVVYSHPDVYHAAPEPYEFGFDTTDEFGTQLSRHESGDANGAVAGSYGYADANGIWRKVNYVADAGGFRAQVDTSEPGTANQNPADVTINSNPVAAPVVYKHPVVKHVIPAVHAYAPYHPVAFKALKYH; translated from the exons ATGTTGAAG GCCATTGTTTTCTTAGCCGCAGTAGCTGGCGTTCTGGGTGGTAATATCTACGCCCCTGTCGCCTATCATCCGGTTGTGTATTCTCACCCCGACGTCTATCAC GCTGCTCCCGAACCTTATGAATTTGGCTTCGACACTACTGATGAATTCGGCACTCAGCTGAGCCGACACGAGAGTGGAGACGCTAACGGAGCTGTCGCTGGAAGTTATGGCTACGCTGATGCCAATGGCATCTGGCGTAAGGTGAATTACGTTGCCGATGCTGGTGGTTTCCGCGCCCAGGTCGACACCAGTGAGCCCGGCACCGCCAACCAGAACCCCGCCGACGTTACCATCAACTCCAACCCTGTTGCAGCTCCTGTTGTCTACAAACATCCTGTCGTCAAGCACGTGATTCCTGCCGTTCATGCCTATGCTCCTTACCACCCAGTTGCTTTTAAGGCTTTAAAGTATCATTAA
- the LOC143229288 gene encoding uncharacterized protein LOC143229288 has protein sequence MTTNFFILLASVTAVLAGDYLGPYHGARVGVPTYGYGYGYAPEHYYDQPIPYGFGYDVQGDDGGAQQRHEEDDGYGNKKGSYSYVDPYGVSRIVEYVADQYGFRANVKTNEPGTANQSPADVGVYSNEPPVHVIQKAYVGPHVASHPYGYAPAAPVVKQVVAPAYAYNPVSVKQVVAPAYAYNPVSVVKTPVPVYHSLH, from the exons ATGACCACTAAC ttcTTCATTCTCTTGGCTTCAGTGACAGCGGTTTTGGCTGGAGATTATCTTGGTCCTTACCATGGAGCTAGAGTTGGTGTCCCCACTTACGGATATGGTTACGGCTATGCTCCAGAACATTAT TATGACCAGCCAATCCCCTACGGTTTTGGTTATGACGTACAAGGTGATGACGGGGGTGCACAACAACGCCATGAGGAAGATGATGGCTATGGGAACAAGAAGGGCTCGTATAGCTACGTGGATCCTTACGGTGTTTCCCGTATCGTCGAGTACGTGGCCGACCAATACGGTTTCCGTGCTAATGTGAAGACAAATGAACCAGGTACAGCTAACCAGAGCCCAGCTGATGTTGGAGTTTATTCCAATGAACCTCCTGTCCATGTTATCCAGAAAGCTTATGTAGGTCCCCATGTAGCCTCCCATCCCTATGGATATGCCCCTGCTGCTCCAGTGGTTAAGCAAGTTGTAGCTCCTGCATACGCTTACAATCCTGTTTCCGTTAAGCAAGTTGTAGCTCCTGCATACGCTTACAATCCTGTTTCCGTTGTGAAAACCCCTGTACCTGTTTATCATAGTCTTCATTAA